CGTCCCGTGTAAATGGTCACCCATGAACCGTCCGGTTGTTCCTGTTCGCGCTCCTCGAACGCGTAATCGCTGAAGAAACCGCGCTCGTTGATGACGCCATCGAGATCGGCCAACATCGACAGGAGCGTGTACTCGTTGTGATGCAGTATCTTCGCTTGGATCACCTCCTTGTGGACCACTTCCGAGCCCGGATCGAAGCTAAGAATCTGAAGGGAAACAATGGATCAGAGACTCGTCATCGTTAGTTTAGTAGGCCGGTGCCTCGTTCATACCTTCAACAGATAGTACTCGTCGGTTCCTGCCTTTCGCGCCAGGTACTGGACCTGCAGAACGCCGGGACTCGTGCCCAGTTCGTGGCCAATAATGTAGTCACCCGCCGATCGGCAACGTGTACGCTCGACCAGCGTTCCGAAGCGAGGAATTTCACAATCAAGAAACTTCTTCCCGGTCTGGCCACGTACGACGCGGCGTTCGTGTGTTAGCACTGAATAGCCACCGGCCGTGCCGTCGTCCGGCATCCCTTTCGGATCCGGTACGCCCTGGTCAGCTTCCTTTCCTGCTGCCGTATCCTCAAAGTTTGGTACTCGCTGATCGGTTCGAAGTTTCTTCGAAGCCCCATTAATGTTACCGttcgccgtttgccgtttgcccaGCTGCTTCCTGCCCGCCCGGAACATCCCCTCGCGCGCCTCGGACAGCGTCGCCCACCAACTGCGCAGCACTTCTCCAAACTCCGTCGGTCCAAGAGACGGCACGTAACTCCCCGGAACACTGGCACCGTAGATACCGCACCGCACAGGCAACAAACGACAAACGGCGAACGGTTAGGTTGCCGCGGCAGCAGACGACCAAATCGGGCTGGAGTTTTCTTTGGCGAAGCTACGAAGGAAAAACGCTTATTGCGCCAGCTGTTGAAAAACAAAGGCGATCACCGAGACAGAGACATCCTGGCGAGGATCGGGTGGGGAGGTCTGTTcaattatagagactttgagtaatagcctaacattcgtctcttttaaATATTAAGTACTTTAACTATAATAAAAGTATATTCTATCaccttttgtttatttgtcaaaaccgtttaaacgtcaaaattttatgaatgttgtttttatgaatctATAGATTTTTGAAC
The Anopheles cruzii unplaced genomic scaffold, idAnoCruzAS_RS32_06 scaffold01479_ctg1, whole genome shotgun sequence DNA segment above includes these coding regions:
- the LOC128276527 gene encoding serine/threonine-protein kinase 40-like, producing the protein MFRAGRKQLGKRQTANGNINGASKKLRTDQRVPNFEDTAAGKEADQGVPDPKGMPDDGTAGGYSVLTHERRVVRGQTGKKFLDCEIPRFGTLVERTRCRSAGDYIIGHELGTSPGVLQVQYLARKAGTDEYYLLKILSFDPGSEVVHKEVIQAKILHHNEYTLLSMLADLDGVINERGFFSDYAFEEREQEQPDGSW